One window of Lytechinus variegatus isolate NC3 chromosome 2, Lvar_3.0, whole genome shotgun sequence genomic DNA carries:
- the LOC121408917 gene encoding E3 ubiquitin-protein ligase TRIM31-like, with product MAEQEEDPLMSSQNLTCPLCLEMFKDATILTCGHTFCRICLENYDETQREVADMACPLCRVTTKLDSQCTACEFGKDAVSFCIACSYYMCEGCDEGHGQLMTTFFKGHQVVSLDDVKEKDISIDELSNKCSIHKRDDKDLFCKDCKVFICYKCTIVSHRDHVIKNQPDVVDELKNTVDRLIKLSESTIASLKENIGFIENKKEGVQEATQKLRADVMEAVHVKSIQLQENERMLLEQVDALQERCDGDIDTLKENAVNRIQNISRSLALVKDGIKTRHLEMDRLTEHSLLCEELEAILGEAFDETSAKDIVESVEEVKFLPTDNIHEEVGQFSTPTCRIINKFEFPKHIQGMVKKNINSVVIAQYGGQSVIKIKSNGDKQDMQKLPSMFYYDIAFQSRSKMVVSSNSYYEIHVHAKDGSRLATMEVPRGGDYPKVSIGPSDEILVANKSSQVFIYESSGQTLTHTIPTPNLPKQAFATMSGAIVTSSCDANPSVVQLFDKDGNAGTSIRALQGEYLYPAVDSKDRIFIAKVKKGTLLLTLYELKGLDLRKKAQFEKLKISPGSNACYLVCLSRGMLAFACGCWLYFVKVPYI from the coding sequence ATGGCCGAACAGGAAGAAGATCCTTTAATGAGTTCACAGAACCTGACCTGTCCACTATGCTTGGAAATGTTTAAAGATGCAACTATTCTCACATGTGGACACACTTTTTGTCGCATTTGCCTCGAAAACTATGACGAGACCCAGAGAGAAGTTGCTGACATGGCTTGTCCGCTCTGTAGGGTGACAACTAAATTGGACAGCCAGTGCACAGCCTGTGAATTTGGAAAGGATGCGGTTTCTTTCTGCATTGCTTGCAGTTATTACATGTGTGAGGGATGTGACGAGGGACACGGCCAGTTGATGACAACATTCTTCAAGGGTCACCAGGTAGTCTCACTGGATGATGTGAAAGAGAAGGATATCAGCATTGATGAGTTATCTAACAAATGTTCCATACACAAGCGAGATGACAAGGATTTGTTCTGCAAGGATTGCAAGGTATTCATCTGTTACAAGTGTACGATCGTCAGTCATCGTGATCATGTCATCAAGAACCAACCCGACGTCGTGGATGAGCTTAAGAATACGGTAGATCGGCTGATCAAGCTGTCTGAGTCAACCATTGCCTCACtcaaagaaaatattgggtTCATTGAAAATAAGAAGGAAGGAGTTCAAGAAGCTACCCAGAAACTTCGGGCTGATGTCATGGAGGCAGTTCATGTTAAATCTATTCAGCTCCAAGAAAATGAGCGTATGCTTCTTGAACAAGTAGATGCTCTGCAGGAGAGGTGTGATGGCGACATAGATACCTTAAAGGAGAATGCCGTTAACAGGATCCAAAATATCTCACGTTCACTGGCATTGGTTAAAGACGGCATCAAGACACGCCATCTTGAAATGGATAGATTAACGGAACACTCTTTACTTTGTGAAGAATTGGAAGCTATTCTTGGTGaagcatttgatgaaacgtctgCGAAGGATATAGTGGAGAGTGTGGAAGAGGTGAAATTTCTTCCGACCGATAACATACATGAAGAAGTTGGCCAGTTCTCAACTCCGACATGCAGAATCATCAACAAATTTGAGTTTCCCAAACACATCCAAGGAATGGTCAAGAAGAACATCAACAGCGTCGTAATTGCTCAATATGGTGGACAAAGTGTCATTAAAATCAAATCCAATGGCGATAAACAGGACATGCAGAAACTACCGTCTATGTTCTACTACGACATTGCTTTTCAGAGCAGGTCCAAGATGGTGGTTTCTTCCAATTCCTATTATGAAATTCATGTGCATGCCAAGGATGGATCTCGTCTGGCGACGATGGAAGTACCACGAGGTGGTGATTACCCAAAGGTGAGCATCGGTCCCTCAGATGAGATCTTGGTTGCCAACAAATCAAGCCAGGTTTTCATTTACGAGTCAAGCGGACAAACCCTGACACATACGATACCGACTCCAAACTTACCAAAGCAAGCCTTTGCCACCATGTCAGGAGCAATTGTCACGAGTTCTTGTGATGCAAACCCCAGTGTGGTACAGCTGTTTGACAAGGATGGTAACGCAGGTACATCTATTCGAGCCCTTCAAGGGGAATACCTCTATCCTGCTGTAGATAGTAAGGACAGGATCTTTATTGCCAAAGTCAAGAAGGGCACTCTTCTGCTCACGCTCTATGAACTAAAGGGTCTTGACCTGAGGAAGAAGGCACAATTTGAAAAACTGAAAATATCCCCAGGTAGCAACGCATGCTATTTGGTGTGCCTTTCTCGAGGCATGCTTGCTTTTGCCTGTGGTTGTTGGCTTTATTTTGTGAAAGTTCCCTATATATAA
- the LOC121409629 gene encoding G-protein coupled receptor GRL101-like produces the protein MCLFLSRDISNNPLTRIDSGALRKLESLQIFMLVDVNVAYIEPDLFYDLHSLQSVSTSDNRVCCLLDHRDNMTCARSSPTGPLDTCGRLYPNIAMRLAGWIIGVSSLIGNMAVLIVRHGETPQPRVQTLFISNLAIADCLMGVYMIIITSTDIYFGNQYFLSAPIWRDSRLCKFTSVLAFLASECSVFTLTLMTVDRFISIIFPFGKWRISIKSARILILMMWTLMLALAVIPLLVGSDVRGFYGLSDVCIGLPLHADSVQTGRLEAPDLDFDSTALDFRVEYVVTESVSRPSWIYSNVTFIGVNMVLFLIIAICYIMMFIQVKRSSRSVGNVALRDREYKVAVKMAFIVGTDFACWMPIIVMGILTQSGLVVLPTSLYAWSVIFIIPINSSINPILYTFINYIDNRKKPAEQMNRKNDLKKIKTTITEIDNPAYEPDKN, from the exons ATGTGTTTATTCCTTTCCAGAGACATCAGCAACAATCCCCTGACTCGCATCGATTCAGGAGCTTtgagaaaattagaaagttTGCAAATATT cATGCTTGTAGACGTCAATGTGGCATACATAGAGCCTGATTTGTTTTATGACCTGCATTCTTTACAGTCAGT ATCTACTTCTGATAACAGAGTGTGCTGTCTTCTTGATCATCGAGACAACATGACTTGCGCAAGGTCATCTCCTACCGGTCCCCTAGACACGTGCGGTAGGCTCTACCCAAATATCGCCATGCGACTGGCTGGATGGATCATTGGGGTTTCCTCTTTGATCGGGAACATGGCTGTCCTCATCGTCCGGCATGGAGAAACTCCACAACCTCGTGTCCAGACTCTTTTCATATCCAACCTAGCCATTGCTGACTGCCTGATGGGTGTGtacatgatcatcatcacttcAACGGATATTTACTTTGGAAACCAATATTTCCTGAGTGCCCCCATTTGGCGTGACTCAAGATTGTGCAAATTTACTAGCGTTCTGGCTTTTCTAGCGAGTGAGTGTTCCGTCTTCACGTTGACTCTCATGACCGTCGACAGGTTTATTAGTATCATATTTCCTTTCGGAAAATGGCGCATATCTATCAAATCGGCCAGAATTCTGATTTTAATGATGTGGACCCTCATGCTGGCTCTTGCTGTCATACCGCTTTTGGTGGGTTCGGATGTGCGTGGGTTTTACGGTTTGTCTGATGTCTGTATTGGATTACCACTGCATGCTGATTCCGTTCAGACAGGCAGATTAGAGGCCCCTGACCTAGACTTTGACTCAACAGCACTTGATTTTCGCGTCGAATACGTTGTCACTGAGAGCGTCTCTCGTCCATCATGGATATACTCGAATGTTACGTTCATCGGGGTCAACATGGTTTTATTCCTTATTATCGCAATTTGCTACATCATGATGTTTATTCAAGTGAAACGTTCGTCCAGGTCCGTGGGAAACGTGGCGCTACGCGACAGGGAGTACAAAGTAGCTGTTAAAATGGCATTCATCGTAGGAACGGACTTCGCTTGCTGGATGCCAATCATTGTCATGGGTATCCTCACACAATCTGGCCTGGTTGTACTACCGACATCCCTCTATGCTTGGAGTGTGATATTCATCATCCCAATCAACTCTTCAATCAATCCAATACTATACACGTTCATCAACTACATCGATAATAGAAAGAAACCTGCTGAACAAATGAACCGGAAGaacgatttgaaaaaaatcaaaaccacCATCACTGAAATCGATAATCCTGCTTATGAACCGGATAAAAATTGA